In the Haloferula helveola genome, one interval contains:
- a CDS encoding chorismate-binding protein — MSLAFLGWSEGRVLVGRGPFETRAVPPETGVAFYRNDFGLDSSEPWLIPSESALLSKEEAMEWAGIEGPVDVSWDNLEASPFAEVFQEITTSIRWGIFEKTVPVVVEKGRVDAGGAAALVSRALSASEPLVPYGIVADGRGFAGMSPEHLLILDGRTLKTMALAGTARAEEREVLAVDEKEIREHEFVAQALVSKLGDLGNLSRGARVVMDLGPIVHFHTPIEVELNQDEPVDALIRRLHPTPALGPLPRTGETMSRLIAWREKLGAPDEFGAPFGAVVDGAFRAIVAIRGVWWNGKDVFLPAGCGVIEPSRLVNEWRELRLKREAVKARFGI, encoded by the coding sequence ATGAGTCTCGCCTTTCTCGGTTGGTCGGAGGGCCGGGTGCTGGTCGGGCGGGGGCCATTCGAGACCCGTGCCGTGCCACCGGAAACCGGTGTGGCGTTCTATCGCAATGACTTCGGTCTCGACTCGTCGGAGCCGTGGCTGATTCCTTCAGAATCGGCACTCCTTTCGAAGGAGGAGGCCATGGAGTGGGCGGGTATCGAAGGGCCAGTGGATGTTTCCTGGGACAACCTTGAGGCGTCTCCCTTCGCCGAGGTTTTCCAAGAGATCACGACCTCGATCCGCTGGGGGATTTTCGAGAAAACCGTGCCGGTGGTTGTCGAGAAGGGACGAGTCGACGCCGGAGGCGCAGCTGCCTTGGTTTCGCGTGCCTTGTCGGCGTCCGAGCCGCTGGTGCCGTACGGAATTGTAGCCGACGGTAGGGGCTTTGCCGGGATGTCGCCGGAACACCTGCTGATCCTCGACGGCCGAACGCTGAAGACGATGGCCTTGGCCGGGACCGCACGGGCGGAAGAGCGGGAGGTGCTTGCTGTCGATGAGAAGGAGATCCGCGAGCACGAGTTCGTCGCTCAGGCGCTCGTCTCCAAGCTCGGGGATCTGGGGAATCTGAGCCGCGGAGCGCGAGTCGTCATGGACCTCGGGCCGATCGTGCACTTCCACACGCCCATCGAGGTGGAACTGAATCAGGATGAGCCGGTGGATGCGTTGATTCGCCGGCTGCATCCGACTCCCGCGCTCGGGCCGCTGCCGCGAACCGGCGAGACGATGTCCCGTTTGATCGCATGGCGTGAGAAGCTCGGGGCACCGGATGAATTCGGTGCTCCCTTCGGCGCGGTCGTCGATGGCGCCTTCCGGGCCATCGTGGCGATCCGCGGGGTGTGGTGGAACGGGAAGGATGTGTTTCTCCCGGCCGGCTGTGGCGTCATCGAGCCGAGCCGCTTGGTGAACGAATGGCGGGAGCTGCGACTCAAGCGCGAGGCGGTCAAGGCCCGCTTCGGGATCTAA
- a CDS encoding S8 family peptidase, with product MFPLSRLKRLWLIALPLLLPAASGQDLLRRDPWIFRPDPNALIPRTVDAITDELNDLGVQVYLEIDRGTDSRRAVIGKANILDVASVLSLGGVIAEPEVQLRPNTVDSDAGWALARLEDGSSTTTPPDVVDFAYAETSGETRLYLIDTAVSNPNNWFDANPKLLLEANFLSRGEGDPTSSSIFEHGTRMLSAISGPECGAARGTPVRLVSIDVYPNGPATTSGLVANGIYMAIDHHLEQNDGLPAVMCLALGSSTASGSSLLEYALADAVDAGITVVVSAGNEGSLAEDYVPSAFGTESGIICVGASGFDNQLTAISNHGSALDLSAPGDTVRTLRFDDPQPGIYDEVNGTSVSAAFASAAALVELSLNAGLSPTDTESLLIASAYAGTIVQLAPEGSGSAGGSGTPADTDGDGFDDLLETFHGTSPADPASRPDPVMLTVAATSIDASFRISDSLFDPANPYELIDGTPWRLARSTDLTNWQDASGTVIFGPAENGTRLVTITVNRNAPAVFLRLEVGAGEFN from the coding sequence ATGTTCCCCCTGTCCCGCCTCAAAAGGCTTTGGCTGATCGCCCTCCCACTCCTCCTTCCCGCAGCCAGCGGTCAGGATCTCTTGCGCCGCGATCCTTGGATCTTCCGACCCGATCCAAACGCTCTGATTCCTCGAACGGTAGACGCCATCACGGACGAGCTCAACGACCTCGGGGTTCAGGTTTACCTTGAGATCGACCGCGGCACCGACAGCCGTCGGGCGGTGATCGGAAAGGCCAACATTCTCGATGTCGCCTCGGTCCTCTCACTCGGCGGCGTCATCGCCGAACCCGAAGTCCAACTGCGTCCCAACACCGTCGATTCCGATGCCGGCTGGGCCCTTGCCCGTCTTGAGGATGGTTCAAGCACCACGACACCGCCGGACGTGGTCGACTTCGCCTATGCCGAGACCAGCGGCGAGACACGCCTCTACCTGATCGACACCGCGGTCTCGAATCCGAACAACTGGTTCGACGCCAACCCGAAGCTCCTTCTCGAAGCGAACTTCCTGAGCCGCGGCGAAGGCGATCCGACAAGCTCCTCGATCTTCGAACACGGCACGCGAATGCTTTCCGCAATCTCCGGCCCCGAGTGCGGAGCCGCCCGCGGCACGCCTGTGCGGCTGGTCAGCATCGATGTCTACCCGAACGGCCCCGCCACCACCTCGGGCCTGGTCGCCAATGGCATCTACATGGCGATCGACCACCACCTGGAGCAGAACGACGGACTCCCGGCCGTCATGTGCCTCGCGCTGGGCAGTTCGACCGCTTCGGGCAGCTCGCTCTTGGAATACGCGCTGGCAGACGCCGTCGATGCCGGCATCACGGTCGTCGTCTCCGCCGGAAACGAAGGCAGCCTCGCGGAAGACTACGTCCCTTCCGCCTTCGGCACCGAGTCCGGCATCATCTGCGTCGGCGCCAGCGGCTTCGACAATCAACTCACCGCGATTTCCAACCACGGCAGCGCGCTCGATCTCTCCGCACCGGGCGATACCGTGCGCACCCTGCGCTTCGACGACCCGCAGCCGGGCATCTACGATGAAGTGAACGGCACCAGCGTCTCGGCCGCCTTCGCCAGTGCCGCCGCCCTCGTCGAACTGTCGCTCAATGCCGGTCTCAGTCCTACCGATACCGAGAGCCTCCTGATCGCCTCCGCCTATGCTGGCACGATCGTGCAACTGGCCCCCGAAGGATCGGGAAGCGCCGGCGGCTCGGGAACTCCGGCGGACACCGACGGCGACGGGTTCGACGACCTGCTGGAAACCTTTCACGGCACCTCGCCCGCCGACCCGGCAAGCCGGCCGGATCCCGTCATGCTTACGGTGGCAGCCACCTCCATCGATGCCTCGTTCCGGATTTCGGATTCACTCTTCGATCCCGCGAATCCCTACGAACTCATCGACGGCACTCCATGGCGTCTCGCCCGCTCCACCGACCTGACGAATTGGCAGGACGCCTCGGGCACCGTGATCTTCGGACCCGCGGAAAACGGAACGCGGCTGGTTACGATCACCGTCAACCGCAACGCGCCGGCCGTCTTCCTCCGCCTTGAGGTCGGCGCCGGGGAATTCAACTGA
- a CDS encoding HAD-IA family hydrolase gives MIQALLFDAAGTLIDLAEPVERTYARILGEHGITVDESELRSRFGSAFRGAGDPDFGAHRDGDRAEREWWRKVVELSVGNPVSDQAFDALFRHYDSGTAWLVRKEAVSALELAADSGLRLTVVSNFDLRLHNILRDLKLAGHFEVIVTSADARARKPSPQIFRQALSRLGLDAHQVLHIGDSPGADLEGARASGIEGFLLEAGRFGLADFVKTAVSRNRK, from the coding sequence GTGATCCAAGCCCTGCTCTTCGATGCCGCCGGCACTCTTATCGATCTGGCCGAACCAGTCGAGCGGACCTACGCGAGGATCCTCGGCGAGCACGGCATCACTGTGGACGAAAGCGAACTCCGCTCCCGCTTCGGCTCGGCGTTCCGCGGCGCGGGTGATCCCGACTTCGGCGCCCATCGCGATGGGGATCGGGCGGAGCGCGAGTGGTGGAGGAAGGTCGTGGAACTCTCCGTCGGCAACCCCGTCTCCGACCAAGCCTTCGACGCCCTGTTCCGTCATTACGACTCCGGGACCGCTTGGCTCGTCAGAAAGGAAGCCGTCTCTGCTCTCGAATTGGCAGCGGACTCGGGCCTGCGCCTTACGGTGGTCTCCAACTTCGACCTCCGGCTGCACAATATCCTTCGGGATCTCAAACTGGCGGGGCACTTCGAAGTCATCGTGACTTCGGCCGACGCCCGGGCCCGGAAGCCCTCGCCACAGATCTTCCGGCAAGCGTTGTCGCGGCTCGGGCTCGATGCCCACCAGGTTCTCCACATTGGCGACTCGCCCGGTGCCGATCTGGAAGGCGCGCGAGCGTCCGGGATCGAAGGGTTCCTGCTCGAGGCCGGGCGCTTCGGGCTGGCCGACTTCGTCAAGACCGCTGTTTCGCGAAACCGAAAATGA
- the rbfA gene encoding 30S ribosome-binding factor RbfA, with protein MSLRITRINELLKREIGTVIQRDYEWDGALVTVSGVEVTQDLKEGKVWISVLAGNPSAVIDKLSHDRGAIQSKVMKRVVLKSTPVLDFRHDGSAVRGVEIVNLLDEVDKLPKAPEEPEGEA; from the coding sequence ATGTCCCTTCGCATCACCCGGATCAACGAACTGCTGAAGCGCGAGATCGGCACGGTCATCCAGCGTGACTACGAATGGGATGGCGCACTGGTGACGGTGAGCGGGGTCGAGGTGACCCAGGACCTGAAGGAAGGGAAGGTCTGGATCAGCGTGCTGGCGGGCAACCCGTCGGCGGTGATCGACAAGCTCAGCCACGATCGCGGCGCGATCCAATCGAAGGTGATGAAGCGGGTTGTCCTCAAATCGACGCCGGTGCTGGATTTCCGTCACGACGGTTCCGCGGTCCGCGGCGTCGAGATCGTGAACCTGCTGGATGAGGTCGACAAGCTGCCGAAAGCTCCGGAAGAGCCGGAAGGGGAAGCCTGA
- the nusA gene encoding transcription termination factor NusA, translated as MTNDIVALIDYYEKEKGIDRDKVVAALEYAFISAYRKMVPGADAIEVLRADVNTKRGDTRIHATLKVVADDDYVDKFNEVPLKLAQKRDPEAQVDGDMEFDVTPKDFGRIAVQTAKQTMMQRLRQAEKEMIYEEFKDRAGDVVSGTVRRFDRSDVMIDLGKFEGVMPSRERVQTEEYNIGDRIRAYVVAVENEGRGPEIILSRSHPNFVRRLFEAEVNEISDHTVEIRGIAREAGYRTKVAVWSNDSKVDPVGACVGLKGARVKNIVRELNNEKVDIIRWSEDPDEFVREALKPAILRSVSIDEENRVVNVTVDEEDLSKAIGRRGQNARLSSRLMGWDVQVRKDESKLEQFQAKVADAAHGVAEQLGIDDELADKLFHAGGTSAEMIVDMPVEYIVSVLGVDDDRARDILTRAHGTVGRPLPPELSGEAATEEPAAAEAEAPAAEETPAEAAPEAEEPAAEEAPAAEEAEEEPSAEKTDA; from the coding sequence ATGACCAACGACATCGTCGCTCTCATCGATTATTACGAAAAGGAGAAAGGCATCGACCGGGACAAGGTCGTCGCCGCCTTGGAGTATGCCTTCATTTCCGCCTATCGCAAAATGGTTCCCGGCGCTGACGCGATCGAGGTGCTGCGTGCCGATGTGAACACCAAGCGGGGTGACACCCGCATCCACGCCACGCTCAAGGTGGTGGCCGACGACGACTACGTCGACAAGTTCAACGAGGTGCCCCTCAAGCTCGCGCAGAAGCGTGACCCCGAAGCACAGGTCGATGGCGACATGGAGTTCGACGTGACCCCGAAGGACTTCGGCCGGATCGCCGTGCAGACCGCCAAGCAGACGATGATGCAGCGGCTCCGCCAGGCGGAGAAGGAGATGATCTACGAGGAGTTCAAGGACCGTGCCGGCGATGTGGTGTCGGGCACGGTGCGACGCTTCGACCGTAGCGACGTGATGATCGACCTCGGCAAGTTCGAGGGCGTGATGCCGTCCCGCGAGCGTGTCCAGACCGAGGAATACAACATCGGTGACCGGATCCGCGCGTACGTGGTGGCGGTCGAGAACGAAGGCCGCGGTCCCGAAATCATCCTTTCCCGGAGTCACCCGAACTTCGTGCGTCGTCTGTTCGAGGCCGAGGTGAACGAGATTTCCGACCACACCGTGGAGATCCGCGGCATTGCCCGCGAAGCCGGCTACCGGACGAAGGTCGCGGTCTGGAGCAATGACTCGAAGGTCGACCCGGTCGGTGCCTGCGTCGGTCTCAAGGGCGCACGGGTGAAGAACATCGTCCGTGAGCTCAACAACGAGAAGGTCGACATCATCCGTTGGAGCGAGGACCCCGACGAGTTCGTTCGCGAGGCCCTCAAGCCGGCGATCCTGCGCAGCGTCTCGATCGACGAGGAGAACCGCGTGGTCAATGTGACGGTGGACGAGGAGGATCTCAGCAAGGCGATTGGTCGCCGTGGCCAGAATGCCCGGCTTTCCTCCCGCCTGATGGGCTGGGATGTGCAGGTCCGCAAGGACGAGAGCAAGCTCGAGCAGTTCCAGGCCAAGGTGGCGGACGCCGCTCATGGCGTCGCCGAACAGCTCGGCATCGATGACGAACTGGCCGACAAGCTCTTCCACGCAGGTGGCACGTCCGCCGAGATGATCGTCGACATGCCGGTCGAGTACATCGTTTCGGTGCTCGGAGTGGATGACGACCGTGCCCGTGACATTCTCACCCGGGCCCACGGCACCGTGGGCCGCCCGCTGCCTCCGGAACTCTCCGGTGAAGCCGCCACGGAGGAACCCGCGGCCGCCGAGGCTGAGGCTCCGGCCGCAGAGGAAACTCCTGCGGAAGCCGCTCCGGAAGCGGAAGAGCCTGCTGCGGAGGAAGCTCCTGCTGCGGAGGAAGCCGAAGAGGAACCTTCTGCCGAAAAAACCGACGCCTGA
- a CDS encoding DUF808 domain-containing protein — MAGGSLLMLLDDIASILDDVSVMTKTAASKTAGVLGDDLALNAEQVSGVVAKRELPVVWAVAKGSALNKLILVPAALGLNAVAPWLVMPLLMLGGLYLCYEGVEKLVHHFAHRRKKSPEEAEAELNKLKEGGIDEKAKIKGAVRTDFVLSAEIIVITLGVVASKPFMTQLLTLSAIAVLMTIGVYGLVACIVKLDDLGLFLSQKAGAAAKAIGRGILWAAPFLMKTLSVVGTAAMFLVGGQLLVHGIGPVHHWIEHLAHSITFAQPVVEAIFNAIFGIAAGALALAVVHPIAKRFGAGH; from the coding sequence ATGGCCGGAGGGAGTCTGCTCATGCTGTTGGACGACATCGCGTCGATCCTCGACGACGTGTCGGTGATGACCAAGACGGCCGCGTCCAAGACGGCCGGGGTGCTGGGGGATGACCTTGCGCTCAATGCGGAGCAGGTCAGCGGGGTCGTCGCCAAGCGCGAGCTCCCGGTGGTCTGGGCCGTGGCGAAAGGCTCGGCTTTGAACAAGCTGATCCTCGTCCCGGCGGCCCTGGGCCTGAATGCGGTGGCGCCGTGGTTGGTGATGCCGCTGCTGATGCTGGGAGGCCTCTACCTTTGCTACGAGGGAGTCGAGAAGCTCGTTCACCACTTCGCTCATCGGAGAAAGAAGTCACCCGAAGAGGCCGAGGCGGAGCTGAACAAGCTCAAGGAGGGTGGGATTGATGAGAAGGCCAAGATCAAGGGTGCGGTCCGCACCGACTTCGTGCTCTCGGCGGAGATCATCGTGATCACCTTGGGCGTGGTCGCCTCCAAGCCATTCATGACCCAGCTGCTGACCCTCTCGGCAATCGCCGTGCTGATGACGATCGGCGTTTACGGGTTGGTCGCGTGCATCGTGAAACTCGACGACCTCGGACTGTTTCTCAGCCAGAAGGCGGGCGCCGCGGCGAAGGCGATCGGGCGTGGCATCCTGTGGGCGGCTCCATTTCTGATGAAGACGCTTTCGGTGGTCGGAACGGCCGCGATGTTCCTCGTCGGGGGCCAGTTGCTGGTCCATGGCATCGGACCGGTACATCACTGGATCGAGCACCTCGCCCATTCGATCACGTTCGCCCAGCCGGTCGTCGAAGCGATCTTCAACGCGATCTTCGGAATTGCCGCCGGCGCGTTGGCGCTGGCAGTGGTTCATCCGATCGCCAAGCGTTTCGGCGCCGGGCACTGA
- the infB gene encoding translation initiation factor IF-2, protein MPDESDSKPPKRKVLDLIDETKAPSRRERQRIEASKKKTVEDAKREAYDPFAEEKKPKVRKTDQSGKKVLPTISKVLSDEDPAMVPAPAAPPSKPPTPPPATPSGDGGGEEGGSGDDDKVISIKPPIIVSDLAARMDLKPFQLLADLIKLQVFVAPHQAIEPDIAAQVCEQHGYVFEREKREKGGGVHKQEEVIVEPEAPSEEPEEALKLRPPIITIMGHVDHGKTTLLDRIRDSRITAGEAGGITQHVGAYKVEHEGKPVTFIDTPGHAIFSSMRARGADITDIVVLVVAANDGLMPQTLEAIEHAKKAEKTIIVAINKCDLESANPMHVKTQLAEQGLQTVDFGGDTECLEISALTGQGVDDLLELLALQAEVLELKANPKGNARAAIIEAKFQQGRGAVASVIVETGTLKVGKPFICGPFAGKVKALINDLGESVKEATPGTPVEVIGFEELPRVGDELVEMDNDRGAKKLATERQGEMRAERLKVPQKSRMEDLLAHATEGTSKAQLRVILKTDVQGSVEAIRDAVLAIESDKVDVNFLSAAAGPITEGDVQLASSSDAVVIGFNIKVEAKAARLAKSEGVQIKLYSVVYELIDQVREAMLGLLEPETRERIIGHAEVKQVFKVLKGRAAGCYVKDGKVHRKAHARVIRDDVPIFDGKMSTLRRFQDEVQEVKVGIECGIRLGEFNEYEEGDIIECYELEKIAQTL, encoded by the coding sequence ATGCCCGACGAAAGCGACAGCAAACCGCCCAAACGCAAAGTTCTCGATCTGATCGACGAGACGAAGGCTCCGTCGCGCCGTGAACGGCAGCGCATTGAGGCTTCGAAGAAGAAGACGGTCGAGGATGCGAAGCGGGAGGCTTACGACCCCTTTGCGGAGGAGAAGAAGCCGAAGGTTCGCAAGACCGACCAGTCGGGGAAAAAGGTACTGCCGACGATCTCGAAGGTGCTCTCGGATGAGGACCCGGCCATGGTGCCCGCTCCGGCGGCCCCGCCGTCCAAGCCGCCGACTCCTCCTCCTGCCACGCCTTCCGGCGACGGCGGTGGCGAAGAAGGAGGATCGGGTGATGACGACAAGGTCATCAGCATCAAGCCGCCGATCATTGTCAGCGATCTCGCGGCGCGGATGGATCTCAAGCCGTTCCAACTGCTGGCCGACCTGATCAAGCTGCAGGTCTTCGTAGCACCGCACCAGGCGATCGAGCCGGACATCGCGGCGCAGGTTTGTGAACAGCACGGCTACGTCTTCGAGCGTGAGAAGCGCGAGAAGGGTGGTGGCGTCCACAAGCAGGAGGAAGTGATCGTCGAGCCGGAGGCGCCCTCGGAGGAGCCCGAGGAGGCGCTCAAGCTTCGTCCCCCGATCATCACGATCATGGGTCACGTCGACCACGGCAAGACGACCCTTCTCGACCGCATCCGCGACTCGCGGATCACCGCCGGCGAGGCGGGTGGCATCACCCAGCACGTGGGCGCTTACAAGGTCGAGCACGAGGGCAAGCCGGTGACTTTCATCGATACCCCCGGTCACGCGATCTTCTCATCAATGCGCGCCCGCGGCGCCGACATCACCGACATCGTCGTGCTGGTGGTTGCCGCCAATGACGGCCTGATGCCGCAGACGCTTGAAGCGATCGAGCACGCCAAGAAGGCGGAGAAGACGATCATCGTCGCGATCAACAAGTGCGATCTCGAGAGCGCGAACCCGATGCACGTGAAGACCCAGCTCGCCGAGCAGGGACTGCAGACCGTCGACTTCGGTGGCGACACCGAGTGCCTCGAGATTTCCGCCCTGACCGGTCAGGGAGTGGACGATCTTCTCGAACTCCTCGCCCTGCAGGCCGAGGTTCTCGAACTGAAGGCCAATCCGAAGGGCAATGCCCGTGCCGCGATCATCGAGGCCAAATTCCAGCAAGGCCGCGGCGCGGTGGCTTCGGTCATCGTCGAGACCGGCACGCTCAAGGTCGGCAAGCCGTTCATCTGCGGTCCGTTCGCCGGCAAGGTGAAGGCGCTGATCAACGACCTCGGTGAGAGTGTGAAGGAGGCGACTCCGGGAACGCCGGTCGAGGTGATCGGCTTCGAGGAACTGCCGCGCGTGGGCGACGAACTGGTCGAGATGGACAACGACCGGGGCGCCAAGAAGCTCGCCACCGAGCGGCAGGGAGAAATGCGCGCCGAACGCCTCAAGGTTCCGCAGAAGAGCCGGATGGAGGACCTGCTCGCTCACGCGACCGAGGGAACTTCCAAAGCCCAGCTGCGCGTGATCCTCAAGACCGACGTCCAGGGTTCGGTCGAAGCGATCCGTGACGCCGTTCTTGCCATCGAGTCCGACAAGGTCGACGTGAATTTCCTTTCCGCCGCCGCCGGACCGATCACCGAAGGTGATGTCCAGCTCGCGAGTTCGTCCGACGCCGTGGTCATCGGTTTCAACATCAAGGTTGAGGCCAAGGCCGCGCGACTGGCGAAGTCCGAAGGTGTTCAGATCAAACTCTACTCGGTCGTTTACGAGCTGATCGACCAAGTCCGCGAAGCGATGCTCGGTCTGCTCGAGCCCGAGACCCGCGAACGCATCATCGGCCATGCCGAGGTCAAGCAGGTCTTCAAGGTGCTCAAGGGCAGGGCCGCCGGTTGCTACGTCAAGGACGGCAAGGTGCACCGCAAGGCGCACGCCCGGGTCATCCGTGACGACGTGCCGATCTTCGACGGCAAGATGTCGACGCTGCGCCGCTTCCAGGACGAGGTCCAGGAGGTCAAGGTGGGCATCGAATGCGGTATCCGCCTCGGCGAGTTCAACGAGTACGAGGAAGGCGACATCATCGAGTGCTACGAACTCGAGAAGATCGCGCAAACGCTCTGA
- a CDS encoding cysteine desulfurase produces the protein MSFDPETIRSEFPILAAEVNGRPLVYLDNAATTQKPRQVLDASRNYYESLNSNIHRGTHHLARAATEAHEKARETVARHLNAASPDEIIFTSGTTDGVNLVANILTASVAAGDEILISALEHHSNIVPWQMLCERTGAVLKVIPCDDHGVLDQNAFRSLLGERTRILAITWVSNAFGTVNPVAEMTAAAKAADAKVLIDAAQAIPHLAIDVQALGADFLVFSGHKVYAPTGIGVLWGKREVLDSLPPWRGGGEMIKEVTFEKTTYNDLPFKYEAGTPNIEGAIGLAAALDFVNGLGIDEIHRHEDHLVRLAAELLSEVEGIRLYGPDGRAGALSFALEGVHHYDLGTLIDQMGVAVRTGHHCCQPLMARFGITGTTRASFACYNTPSEVETLASSVRKAATMLR, from the coding sequence ATGAGCTTCGATCCGGAAACGATCCGATCCGAGTTCCCGATCCTCGCCGCCGAGGTCAACGGGCGTCCGCTGGTGTACCTCGACAACGCCGCGACCACCCAGAAACCGCGGCAAGTGCTCGATGCATCACGGAACTACTACGAGTCCCTGAATTCGAACATCCACCGTGGCACCCACCATCTCGCCCGCGCCGCTACCGAGGCGCATGAGAAGGCCCGGGAGACGGTGGCCCGACACCTGAACGCGGCTTCGCCCGACGAGATCATTTTCACCTCGGGCACGACCGATGGAGTCAACCTCGTCGCCAACATCCTGACCGCATCCGTTGCCGCCGGAGACGAGATCCTGATCTCGGCGCTTGAGCATCACTCGAACATCGTTCCATGGCAGATGCTTTGCGAACGCACCGGAGCGGTTCTCAAGGTGATCCCCTGCGACGACCACGGCGTCCTTGATCAGAATGCCTTCCGGTCGCTGCTTGGCGAGAGGACGCGCATCCTCGCCATCACCTGGGTCTCCAACGCGTTCGGAACCGTGAATCCGGTGGCCGAGATGACCGCCGCCGCAAAGGCGGCAGACGCCAAGGTGCTGATCGATGCCGCACAGGCGATCCCCCACCTCGCCATCGACGTGCAGGCGCTCGGTGCCGACTTTCTCGTCTTTTCCGGACACAAGGTCTACGCCCCGACCGGCATCGGCGTCCTGTGGGGCAAACGCGAAGTCCTCGACTCGCTTCCGCCGTGGCGTGGCGGCGGCGAGATGATCAAGGAGGTAACTTTCGAGAAGACCACCTACAACGATCTACCGTTCAAGTATGAGGCCGGCACCCCGAACATCGAGGGAGCTATCGGACTGGCGGCGGCGCTCGATTTCGTGAACGGTCTGGGAATCGATGAGATCCACCGGCACGAAGACCACCTCGTCCGACTGGCGGCGGAACTGCTTTCCGAAGTCGAGGGGATCCGGCTCTACGGACCGGACGGCCGGGCCGGAGCGCTTTCCTTTGCACTCGAAGGCGTCCACCACTACGATCTTGGAACCCTCATCGACCAGATGGGGGTCGCGGTTCGTACCGGACACCACTGCTGCCAACCGCTGATGGCCCGCTTCGGCATTACCGGCACCACCCGTGCCTCCTTCGCATGCTACAACACTCCGTCAGAAGTCGAGACACTCGCATCCTCCGTAAGGAAGGCGGCGACCATGCTCCGTTGA
- a CDS encoding SufE family protein translates to MTISEKQQEVLDELGLFQDWQERYEYVIGLGKKLPAMPEEAKTDDKLIKGCQSQVWLDASAENGKVRYVADSDSVITKGMIALFVRVLDEQPADQILTADLSFIDKTGLKEHLAPTRANALNLMATQMKQRALEFAGN, encoded by the coding sequence GTGACGATTTCCGAAAAGCAACAGGAGGTTCTCGATGAACTCGGTCTCTTCCAGGATTGGCAAGAGCGCTACGAGTACGTGATCGGCCTCGGCAAGAAACTGCCGGCCATGCCCGAGGAGGCGAAGACCGACGACAAGTTGATCAAGGGCTGCCAGTCACAGGTGTGGCTGGATGCGTCCGCCGAGAACGGGAAGGTCCGCTACGTCGCCGACTCCGACTCGGTCATCACGAAAGGCATGATCGCGCTCTTCGTCCGGGTGCTTGATGAACAACCCGCCGATCAGATCCTTACCGCCGACCTTTCCTTCATCGATAAAACCGGTCTCAAGGAGCATCTCGCTCCCACCCGCGCAAACGCGCTCAACCTGATGGCCACCCAGATGAAGCAGCGGGCCCTCGAATTCGCGGGGAACTAG